The Panthera uncia isolate 11264 chromosome C2, Puncia_PCG_1.0, whole genome shotgun sequence genome contains a region encoding:
- the CLDND1 gene encoding claudin domain-containing protein 1: protein MDNRFATAFVIACVLSLISTIYMAASIGTDFWYEYRSPIQENSSDLAKSIWTDFESDEADEKTYNDALFRFNGTVGLWRRCITIPPNAYGYSSPERTESFDATKCMSFTLNEQFMEKFVDPGNHNSGIDLLRTYLWRCQFLLPFVSLGLMCFGAVIGLCACICRSLYPTIATGILHLLAGLCTLGSVSCYVAGIELLHQKLELPENVSGEFGWSFCLACVSAPLQFMASALFIWAAHTNRKEYTLMKAYRVA from the exons ATGGATAACCGTTTTGCTACAGCATTTGTAATTGCTTGTGTGCTTAGCCTCATTTCCACCATCTACATGGCAGCCTCGATTGGCACAGACTTCTGGTATGAATATCGAAGTCCAATTCAAGAAAATTCCAGTGATTTGGCCAAAAGCATCTGGACCGACTTCGAGAGTGATGAGGCAGATGAAAAGACTTATAATGATGCGCTTTTCCGATTTAATGGCACAGTGGGATTGTGGAGACGGTGTATCACTATACCTCCAAACGCATATGGGTATAGCTCACCAGAAAGGACAg AGTCATTTGATGCCACAAAATGCATGAGTTTCACGCTAAATGAGCAGTTCATGGAGAAATTTGTTGATCCTGGAAACCACAATAGTGGAATTGATCTGCTTCGGACCT aTCTTTGGCGTTGCCAGTTCCTCTTACCTTTTGTCAGTCTGGGTTTGATGTGCTTTGGAGCCGTAATTGGACTTTGTGCTTGCATCTGCCGGAGTTTGTATCCCACCATTGCCACAGGCATTCTGCATCTCCTTGCAG GGCTGTGCACACTGGGCTCAGTGAGTTGTTATGTTGCTGGGATTGAACTACTCCACCAGAAACTAGAACTACCTGAGAACGTGTCTGGTGAATTTGGATGGTCCTTCTGCCTGGCGTGTGTCTCAGCTCCCCTACAGTTCATGGCTTCTGCCCTCTTCATCTGGGCTGCTCACACCAATCGGAAAGAGTACACCTTAATGAAGGCCTATCGTGTGGCATGA